The Saprospiraceae bacterium genome includes a window with the following:
- a CDS encoding HYR domain-containing protein, whose protein sequence is MNKFLRQISIFVLVMVILPMTALQAQLTLSSSSVSSMAACGDNVVISIKAESGFTDIGSLQFSVNWDPSKLEYVSNVPVTIDDDDPAIGTGIGNLTFTWFDSDFAPYGASLSNGTEILTLTLKVISSPATLTVDITSTPTVMEATDNSFGDVTVIPDNNVSINVNSGPVHNFTQNLYYCNIQDAIDDADDNDEINVSAGVYNITSPITVNKSVTINGPQAGQDPRTAAPMPRMPGSASEAIVDGGGTVDTIFNIIVAGVILNGLEVRGGARDLIASAPGTPVKTGVTVKYCIVHGSSTDEGIQLRNVNGGGVEYCLVYDVKGDGINLCCGSTNSFVQHNEIYDSESVDAVIYLYDNGPNMLVDNNLLYDNPAAVGIMVGNKGGSNANSNSMFLNNAIISNNVVIGNGSTVNIGIYVNTSRVNVTNNEVTDCGSTADAAVYFRWGIKEIVATGNKIHDGYNGIKISSGVSNADIPSFSIQNNSFDNNTNLHIWNSKTAFLPAICNWLGSTDLATNTAKISGPVTFVPFLSSGSDLQPLVVGFQPSVSCGNNVVIDSAEPTAQTCSALGEIEVNFSGGVAPYSITWTGGGPVNNIPNPYAISLTTGTYTITVTSANGTTATAMATVDYLPVTNVSDIPNTYYATIQAAVTAADPNEIIEVCAGNYSETINVNKNLTINGPNDGVAGTAVRAAEAVLLDGKLNILGNHTVVVDGFHIYQTNTTTPVSLGGGTVATIQNSIIERVGVVTGSTVRGIEISNGAGVKNIKNNKFTGSTSGGLFGGHVTWNSGMFINGPASVINIEDNLFENSRTALNIDDMGSGITLDGNTFDNNGTHISFGGMSATSGSYTFGANDFKLPASVIINLSNVTTSFRLDISAGTWEGTSFGLLSDATLFGIEAGMYHRSRSGRNGLVTYKTNNQYVIPVNNSIQLAVDYAPASGHTINVASGTNYPANISVNGKSLTIQGQGCDVVTGTTIDGLGTALNGISVLTNTSGVIIKNLVIKNTIGGSNDAGIRVHPGCNGLLIEGVCLVNTAGRGAIYVDGPVNGVNIEDCEVSGTGVNGRGITVWNGFKENISITNNYVHDIGGCCGIELQDGNASGVIMEDNTVENIEDSGMSAIGLNETTGSNSISDNIITNTGRYGIEIKNPNGGGTNTVISGNTITGPTTTPLSVTNKVKDFAGIAVFRRSVGAGNVNVPTGVRVINNTVSGYRQTSVSEGFGIVVEGTNHTVTGNTLEDNDVAIQLQAGHTPAPPGDGSDANVADFYFGRGNSPELCNIDTLTTLNNYTMNDVNFVRVVTGGGVGTIQTDISSITPTVDNPGDQTLCVGKNTNAVNFTGNNLTGVVYNWTNTNTSIGLAASGSGNIASFTGLNTTGTVQTGIITVTPVVNGCEGTPEVFTISVQPSPVVSATVTGPAGPGQVMTSGAGPYFMTICSGQEVTTSDATSTSIDPATCGPLWVQTTYLTDISTLPNTLQTFNAPVLPNLGPTSITPENHDGAAKDIEFVSTPYYDFDNSGTLTPGDIVGTPIVFTITVLPTPKINFIVTADGTPIPMESGLAGTSASYAATICSGELVSSTAAMSMDIDPAACGPLMIQTSYSTTISNIFPQNYTAYGPYDGNVAPASITPQNLDGIPKTIVFTTTPFYDVNGNNVYDAGIDVVGDYPVIFTLTIQPAPVLICPASVTVNNDPTLCSAIVSYATPTYTDYCPVSTLTQTLGLASGSAFPVGVTTNTWQLTDAATPANVTTCSFTVTVVDNEFPTSTIPGMGAAIAGYACGGPPINLFTDPSSCNSFKNVIKPVWADNCGITSSSATTNNMTSISDFGGSDVQINFPNGTTILTFTASDAAMNSTSCVLTIVVADNVAPVFNSMPPDITVTAPYGDCSAIVSWLPPTASDNCPGTVTITSTHSPGSSFLVGTTTEVIYTAKDGDNNMAMDTFYVTVNGFCIPPVELTSATNIPLIGGESFVNGEMKDIVFTVNNIGANDSHELLPIGNVQVLIGFPSTTIFTTMFNAMETMDNNDWDVTDYGTGMSLFTLKTGEFIPAGGSKTITIKFTAEGTQRQSGKTTARIYNGSGGDINSSNNYTEGALKIN, encoded by the coding sequence ATGAATAAATTTTTAAGACAGATAAGCATTTTTGTGTTGGTCATGGTGATACTGCCGATGACTGCTTTACAGGCACAACTTACCCTATCGTCCTCATCAGTCTCAAGTATGGCTGCATGTGGAGACAATGTAGTCATCTCAATCAAAGCAGAGAGTGGATTTACCGACATTGGTTCATTACAGTTTAGTGTCAACTGGGATCCTTCAAAGCTTGAATATGTCAGTAATGTACCTGTTACGATTGACGATGATGATCCGGCGATTGGTACGGGTATTGGCAATTTGACCTTTACATGGTTTGATTCAGACTTCGCACCTTATGGTGCATCTTTATCAAATGGTACTGAAATACTAACACTTACACTAAAAGTCATCAGCAGTCCTGCTACATTAACTGTAGATATCACAAGCACACCGACAGTAATGGAGGCAACAGACAATTCATTTGGAGATGTGACAGTCATACCAGATAATAATGTTTCCATAAATGTTAATTCAGGTCCGGTGCACAATTTTACACAGAATCTTTATTATTGCAATATTCAGGACGCAATCGACGATGCGGATGATAATGATGAGATTAATGTGTCTGCAGGTGTATATAATATTACATCCCCTATTACAGTAAATAAATCTGTTACCATTAATGGCCCTCAGGCCGGTCAGGACCCAAGAACAGCAGCACCCATGCCTCGTATGCCAGGTTCAGCATCTGAAGCGATTGTAGATGGGGGAGGAACAGTTGACACAATTTTTAATATTATCGTTGCTGGCGTAATCCTTAACGGTTTGGAAGTAAGAGGTGGCGCTAGAGACCTGATCGCATCAGCACCCGGCACTCCGGTCAAAACGGGCGTAACCGTGAAATACTGTATTGTACATGGCTCTTCAACAGACGAAGGAATTCAACTACGCAATGTAAATGGCGGTGGTGTTGAGTATTGTTTGGTGTATGATGTAAAAGGGGATGGTATTAATTTGTGTTGTGGTTCAACCAATAGTTTTGTTCAGCATAATGAAATATATGATTCTGAGTCTGTTGATGCAGTGATCTACCTTTATGACAACGGACCAAATATGTTAGTGGATAATAACTTATTATACGACAATCCGGCTGCAGTAGGTATCATGGTAGGTAACAAAGGCGGTTCAAATGCAAATAGTAATAGCATGTTTCTTAATAATGCTATAATATCTAATAATGTTGTTATTGGAAATGGTTCTACTGTCAATATAGGTATTTATGTCAATACAAGTCGTGTTAATGTTACAAATAACGAAGTTACAGATTGTGGCTCTACTGCTGACGCAGCAGTGTATTTCCGATGGGGTATCAAGGAGATTGTTGCAACCGGCAATAAAATTCATGATGGGTATAATGGAATTAAAATATCCTCAGGAGTTAGTAATGCGGATATTCCATCTTTTTCAATTCAAAATAATTCGTTTGACAATAATACAAACTTACATATTTGGAATAGTAAGACAGCTTTTCTTCCTGCAATCTGCAACTGGCTAGGATCCACAGATTTGGCAACGAATACTGCTAAAATTTCAGGACCGGTTACTTTTGTACCATTCTTGTCATCAGGCTCAGATTTACAACCATTAGTAGTCGGATTTCAACCTTCTGTCAGTTGTGGAAACAATGTTGTTATTGATTCAGCAGAGCCAACTGCTCAGACTTGCTCCGCCTTGGGAGAAATAGAAGTAAATTTTTCAGGAGGTGTAGCCCCATATAGTATAACATGGACTGGTGGCGGACCTGTTAATAATATACCGAATCCCTATGCTATCTCGTTGACAACAGGCACCTACACAATAACAGTTACAAGTGCCAACGGTACTACTGCAACAGCCATGGCTACCGTAGATTACCTGCCGGTGACTAATGTGTCGGACATACCCAATACCTATTATGCTACCATTCAGGCAGCGGTAACAGCGGCTGATCCGAATGAAATAATAGAAGTATGTGCAGGTAATTATTCGGAGACAATCAACGTGAATAAGAACCTGACCATCAACGGACCAAATGATGGTGTGGCAGGTACAGCAGTCAGAGCCGCTGAAGCCGTTTTGCTGGATGGAAAGTTAAATATACTCGGTAATCATACTGTGGTAGTGGATGGTTTCCATATTTATCAGACAAATACCACCACTCCTGTTTCATTAGGAGGGGGTACTGTTGCTACTATTCAAAATAGTATCATTGAGAGAGTAGGAGTTGTCACGGGCAGTACCGTAAGAGGAATAGAGATCTCAAATGGTGCAGGTGTAAAAAATATTAAAAACAATAAATTTACTGGAAGCACATCCGGTGGTTTATTCGGAGGTCATGTTACATGGAATTCAGGAATGTTTATAAATGGACCTGCTAGTGTTATCAATATTGAGGACAACCTGTTTGAAAATTCCAGAACGGCACTGAATATTGATGATATGGGTTCCGGAATCACTCTTGATGGAAATACATTTGACAATAATGGTACGCATATCTCATTTGGTGGTATGTCAGCAACTTCAGGTTCCTATACTTTTGGAGCCAATGATTTTAAATTACCTGCAAGTGTTATTATCAATCTGAGTAATGTTACCACTTCTTTTAGATTAGATATTTCTGCGGGTACATGGGAAGGAACTTCATTTGGGTTGCTTTCTGATGCAACACTTTTTGGGATAGAAGCAGGCATGTATCACAGAAGCAGAAGTGGCAGAAATGGTTTAGTAACTTATAAAACCAATAATCAGTATGTCATTCCGGTAAACAATTCAATTCAACTTGCAGTAGATTATGCACCTGCATCCGGACATACCATCAATGTTGCTTCAGGAACAAATTATCCTGCCAATATAAGTGTCAACGGAAAGAGCTTGACCATTCAGGGTCAAGGATGTGATGTAGTAACAGGAACAACAATTGATGGTTTAGGAACTGCATTAAACGGTATTAGTGTCCTTACTAATACTTCGGGAGTAATCATTAAGAATCTAGTAATAAAGAATACCATCGGAGGATCAAATGATGCTGGTATCAGAGTGCATCCGGGATGTAACGGCCTTTTAATAGAGGGTGTGTGCCTGGTAAACACCGCAGGTCGGGGTGCTATTTATGTCGATGGACCTGTAAACGGTGTCAATATAGAAGATTGTGAAGTATCAGGTACCGGTGTTAATGGACGTGGTATTACTGTTTGGAACGGTTTTAAAGAAAATATATCAATTACTAATAATTATGTTCATGACATCGGAGGATGTTGTGGAATAGAACTTCAGGATGGAAATGCTTCCGGTGTTATTATGGAAGATAACACTGTCGAAAATATTGAAGATAGTGGTATGAGTGCTATAGGTTTGAATGAGACAACAGGCTCTAACTCTATCAGCGATAATATCATAACCAATACCGGAAGATATGGTATAGAGATAAAAAATCCTAATGGAGGAGGTACCAATACAGTAATTAGTGGAAATACGATCACAGGACCTACAACAACTCCTTTAAGTGTTACCAATAAAGTCAAAGATTTTGCTGGAATAGCAGTATTCAGGAGATCAGTAGGTGCCGGAAATGTAAATGTGCCTACCGGTGTCAGAGTTATAAACAATACCGTGTCCGGATATCGTCAGACTTCAGTTAGTGAGGGATTTGGAATAGTAGTAGAAGGAACAAATCATACTGTAACGGGTAATACACTTGAAGACAATGATGTTGCTATACAGCTACAGGCAGGCCATACACCTGCTCCTCCGGGAGATGGAAGTGATGCAAATGTTGCGGATTTTTACTTTGGTAGAGGAAACTCTCCGGAATTATGTAATATTGATACTTTGACGACGCTGAACAATTACACAATGAATGATGTAAACTTTGTTAGAGTAGTCACTGGTGGTGGAGTAGGAACAATTCAGACTGATATATCATCTATTACTCCGACAGTTGATAACCCTGGTGACCAAACATTGTGTGTAGGCAAAAATACAAATGCTGTCAACTTCACAGGTAATAATCTTACCGGAGTAGTTTACAACTGGACGAATACAAATACAAGTATTGGGTTGGCAGCAAGTGGTTCAGGTAATATTGCATCCTTCACTGGCTTGAATACAACAGGTACTGTGCAGACGGGTATTATTACAGTGACGCCTGTTGTTAACGGTTGTGAAGGTACACCTGAAGTCTTTACCATATCAGTGCAGCCATCACCGGTGGTATCTGCAACAGTAACAGGCCCTGCAGGACCTGGTCAAGTAATGACATCAGGGGCAGGTCCTTATTTTATGACAATTTGCAGTGGACAGGAAGTCACGACCAGTGATGCTACTTCCACTTCTATTGACCCGGCAACCTGTGGCCCACTTTGGGTACAGACAACATATCTAACTGATATCAGTACTTTGCCAAATACATTACAGACTTTCAATGCTCCTGTATTACCAAATCTCGGTCCTACATCTATCACACCTGAGAATCATGATGGTGCAGCTAAGGATATTGAGTTTGTATCTACACCTTATTATGATTTTGACAATAGTGGAACGTTGACACCAGGTGATATAGTTGGTACTCCTATTGTGTTCACAATCACTGTATTACCCACACCTAAGATCAATTTTATAGTTACAGCAGACGGTACTCCTATACCAATGGAATCAGGTCTTGCAGGTACAAGTGCTTCATATGCTGCCACCATTTGTTCAGGTGAACTTGTAAGCAGTACAGCCGCAATGTCAATGGATATTGACCCTGCAGCTTGTGGCCCGTTAATGATTCAGACATCATACAGTACCACAATAAGCAATATTTTCCCGCAAAATTATACAGCTTATGGTCCATATGACGGAAATGTGGCACCCGCATCAATCACTCCGCAGAATCTTGATGGAATACCTAAAACTATAGTATTTACTACCACACCTTTCTATGATGTGAATGGTAACAATGTGTATGATGCAGGTATAGATGTTGTAGGTGATTATCCTGTTATATTTACATTGACCATCCAACCGGCTCCAGTTCTTATCTGCCCGGCAAGTGTCACCGTCAATAATGATCCGACATTATGTTCTGCTATTGTAAGTTATGCTACCCCAACTTATACGGATTATTGTCCTGTATCTACGCTAACCCAGACATTAGGTCTGGCGAGTGGGTCTGCATTCCCCGTGGGGGTTACAACTAACACCTGGCAGTTGACAGATGCTGCGACACCGGCGAATGTAACTACTTGCAGTTTTACTGTGACAGTAGTAGATAATGAATTTCCAACTTCTACAATACCTGGTATGGGAGCAGCGATTGCAGGATACGCTTGTGGCGGACCACCGATTAATTTATTTACTGACCCATCTTCCTGCAATTCATTTAAAAATGTAATTAAGCCGGTTTGGGCAGATAATTGCGGTATAACAAGTTCATCGGCAACTACAAACAATATGACTTCCATTTCGGACTTTGGCGGAAGTGATGTTCAGATCAATTTTCCAAATGGAACCACAATATTGACATTTACAGCCAGTGATGCAGCCATGAACTCGACAAGCTGTGTCCTTACCATTGTTGTGGCAGACAATGTGGCACCGGTATTTAACAGCATGCCTCCTGATATAACAGTGACAGCACCTTATGGAGATTGCAGTGCTATAGTCAGCTGGCTACCACCGACAGCATCTGATAACTGTCCGGGTACCGTCACAATTACTTCTACACACAGTCCGGGTTCTTCATTTTTAGTGGGTACAACAACCGAAGTTATATATACTGCAAAGGATGGTGATAATAATATGGCGATGGATACATTTTATGTAACTGTAAATGGATTTTGTATTCCACCAGTCGAATTGACATCAGCTACCAATATACCTCTTATAGGAGGAGAGTCATTTGTCAACGGTGAGATGAAAGATATCGTGTTTACTGTAAATAATATAGGGGCTAATGATTCTCACGAGCTTTTACCCATCGGCAATGTGCAGGTGTTGATAGGTTTTCCTTCCACTACCATATTTACTACAATGTTTAATGCCATGGAAACAATGGATAACAATGATTGGGATGTAACAGATTACGGTACAGGTATGAGTTTATTCACCTTAAAAACAGGTGAATTTATTCCTGCAGGTGGAAGTAAGACCATCACAATAAAATTTACAGCAGAAGGTACGCAGAGACAATCTGGTAAAACAACTGCCCGCATATATAACGGTTCAGGGGGAGATATAAACAGTTCCAATAATTATACAGAAGGAGCATTAAAAATTAATTAA